Genomic segment of Granulicella aggregans:
CGGTGGGAGCCTGCGCGGAGGCTTGAAGGGTTACGGTCTGGTCGCTGCCGGGGGTGAGCGAGATGGAGGCTGGGGAGGCGGTGACACCGGAGGGGAGGCCGTCCATGGCCAGGGCGACGGAGCCGGAGAAGGTGGTGGTGCCGGTGGCGCGGATGACGATTGCGGCTCCGCTGGTGCCGGTGGTGACGGTGAGCGCGGTGGGGGTGACGGTGAGGCTGAAGTCGGGTATGACGTCCTGCGGAGGGCTGGTGGCGTTGGTGCCGGAGCCGCAGCCGATGAGGCACAGGGCAAGGACCAGGACGAGCGTCCCGGGGAAGAACGCTTGAGATGTTGTTTGTTGGGTCGTCATCGGGCCCTTTTGCGTCTTTTCCAGCTTATGGGTTTGATGCAGGTTTGCACGGAATTGTGGGTATGGGGATGGGAGGTGGTTGCAGAAATGGGAAAGGGGAGTGGGTTCGCCGGGGTGGTTTTGGGGCGTGGAGCTCGGGATGATGGATTTTGTCGCAGCAGGATCCCACATCTGGTCGTGAAGCTGCCAGATATGGGGCACCCGGCAAATGCAACGTCAAAGACAAATGCTCGGATCTCTCCACTGCGCATCGCGATGATACTGCGATGCTTCAGTCGAGATGACGTATCCGTAGCGAGAGATGGCTGATAGCGACGGTTTAGTGGCCGTGCCAGCGGGGGTTGCGCTTTTCGAGGAAGGCGGCGGTGCCCTCGGTCTTGTCCTGGGAGTTGCAGAGTTCGCCGAAGATCTCGGCTTCGACGCGCAGAGCGTCGTGGAGGTCGAGGTGGCTGCCGCGGCGGACGGCTTCGAGCGAGCCGGTGATGGAGAGTGGGGCGGCGGAGGCGATCTGAGTCGCGAGGGCGTGGCCCTTGGCGAGAAGGTCGGCGGCGGGGTGGACCTCATCGACTAGGCCGATGCGGAGGGCCTCGGTGGCGTCGATAGTGTCGCCGGTGAGGATGAGGCGGAGGGCGCGGGAGGTGCCTATGAGGCGTGGGAGGCGCTGGGTGCCTCCGTAGCCGGGCATGATGCCCAGCTTGATCTCGGGCTGGCCGAGCTTGGCGGTGTCGGCGGCCAGGCGCATGGTGCAGGCGAGGGCGAGTTCGCAGCCGCCTCCCAGGGCGAAGCCGTTGATAAGGGCGATGACGGGCTTGCCGCAGGTTTCGATGAGGGAGAAGACGTTCTGGCCGCGGAGAGCGAGTTGCTCGCCGGTGGGGGAGTTGGGGGCTTTGCCGGCTTTGGCGAGCTCGTTGATGTCGGCACCGGCGGCGAAGGCACGATCGCCGGAGCCGGTGATGAGCACGGCGCGGATGGAGGAGTTTTCGGAGATCTGGGCGAAGAGTTCTTCGAGTTCGTTGAGGACCTTGGCGTTGAGGGCGTTGAGGACCTTGGGGCGGTT
This window contains:
- a CDS encoding enoyl-CoA hydratase/isomerase family protein, producing the protein MHFETLLYDCQHHVATVTLNRPKVLNALNAKVLNELEELFAQISENSSIRAVLITGSGDRAFAAGADINELAKAGKAPNSPTGEQLALRGQNVFSLIETCGKPVIALINGFALGGGCELALACTMRLAADTAKLGQPEIKLGIMPGYGGTQRLPRLIGTSRALRLILTGDTIDATEALRIGLVDEVHPAADLLAKGHALATQIASAAPLSITGSLEAVRRGSHLDLHDALRVEAEIFGELCNSQDKTEGTAAFLEKRNPRWHGH